The Puntigrus tetrazona isolate hp1 chromosome 4, ASM1883169v1, whole genome shotgun sequence genome includes a window with the following:
- the LOC122343440 gene encoding plexin-C1-like isoform X1, translating into MSLLLLKLHPHLTALLHIHPLHPYTHLSAADLCDKISSRPMQLLIKMGRYLLGILVLMKYCICGDVVNFDGDIKDFVVANSKLFVLTEHRLHQMRHDLYEEKSKDITDVPQNNRVNILVPFDENRTLITCGTFKEGHCEVLDINDITNSIYYENGVPLKSQQKKIVAFIAGRFLLVGKKEDNAKDRYSVVSLVNTLQTQSGGIFSISADGSEAIIQSTVRDVEFVDGFQRVSSSESYLFLNAETDSGRKVIVLWMNSSEVKKIDIIKSLRSSTIRCCSDKTRPVLVASTVIPSETDVIWAGVFSSQDQQDPENSALALYDISKVQGTVKGFCANGEKPCGSESGSELQPLSVVFKYSSMSAVTAMRAGSWTVLFIGTSDGQLIRLMLDERFTPGCPTVLFKSDDERAVLPRMHFDPVDFKHVYIALRKQLRRVSMVKCAKYSNLRKCSAAPDPLCGWCVKTQRCSTQDECSKSSWVFTPKDSLQKLLFSFQVWAEKSSGKITLHLSLRLESTENPTFSCTFTTGSGNLCGKSDLDAVFPNCYCSFSDQLLSTGGLKISAEVAVGGQKITEKLVLKNCLDIKDNLPSASYIQCVQCVSSGCHWSSSSQRCDWTHGPGAQLNIQDSCNNVLYEMKYEEPEIFSLEPNKVSFHGRNNVSLKGRYLGSVTKIRIQGDLECIPKESPVFDRSSDTLRFHIPPSGTKGTVKVCVVTPDDRCHGNSIITYTSQPSCTGIQPPVTWRSGGRKIHIMGSNLEFVESLTFNSSYAQYYFETNYNASSGDMWFYSPDYYYYHCYDGFTLSLIVGNTTVDCVGDLSFMFDPEFTGFTTLQVADDLQVNIKKKTDELNLSMTEVTVTGLQGDQQYQCVLDRIESNAVICKIKGESGAVPTLDSLTIRVGDYNTFQSQERPAFLLFFALAFSFIFLLFFLIFCILLFIFRV; encoded by the exons ATGTCTCTGTTGTTGCTGAAACTCCACCCTCATCTCACAGCGCTACTTCACATCCACCCACTACACCCTTATACTCATCTGAGCGCAGCTGATCTCTGTGACAAGATCTCCAGCAGGCCTATGCAACTGCTCATTAAGATGGGAAGATACTTACTTGGAATACTTGTACTTATGAAATACTGCATTTGCGGTGACGTGGTGAACTTTGATGGAGACATTAAGGACTTTGTAGTCGCTAACAGTAAGTTATTTGTTCTTACTGAACATCGACTGCATCAGATGAGACACGATCTATATGAGGAGAAGAGCAAAGACATCACTGACGTCCCTCAGAATAACAGAGTCAACATTCTGGTGCCTTTTGATGAGAACCGCACCCTGATAACGTGTGGGACTTTTAAAGAGGGACATTGTGAAGTTCTTGATATAAATGACATTacgaacagtatttattatgaaaatggtGTACCGCTAAAGTcacaacagaagaaaattgTTGCCTTCATAGCCGGTAGATTCCTTTTggttggaaaaaaagaagacaacGCAAAAGACAGGTATTCTGTTGTTAGTTTGGTGAACACTTTACAGACTCAATCAGGTGGGATTTTCTCAATATCAGCAGATGGATCAGAGGCCATCATTCAGAGCACAGTGAGAGATGTGGAGTTTGTTGATGGATTTCAGAGAGTTTCTTCCTCAGAATCCTATTTGTTTCTCAACGCAGAGACTGACTCTGGAAGGAAAGTGATTGTCTTGTGGATGAACAGCTCTGAAGTAAAAAAGATAGACATAATCAAATCTCTCCGGTCTTCAACGATACGATGCTGCAGTGATAAAACTCGTCCAGTGCTCGTCGCCTCCACCGTTATTCCCTCAGAGACTGATGTTATTTGGGCAGGTGTGTTCAGTTCACAGGATCAGCAGGATCCGGAGAACAGCGCTCTGGCTCTGTACGACATCAGTAAAGTTCAAGGCACAGTGAAGGGCTTCTGTGCTAATGGTGAAAAACCTTGTGGATCTGAG agtgGCAGTGAACTTCAGCCTCTCTCTGTGGTGTTTAAGTACAGCTCAATGTCAGCAGTGACAGCAATGAGAGCTGGATCCTGGACTGTGCTGTTCATAGGAACCAGTGATGGACAACTCATCAGG ctgATGTTGGATGAGAGATTCACGCCAGGCTGTCCAACAGTGCTGTTCAAATCTGATGACGAACGAGCAGTGCTTCCCAGAATGCACTTTGATCCAGTAGATTTCAAACATGTCTACATCGCTCTGAGGAAACAG TTAAGAAGAGTGTCTATGGTTAAGTGTGCTAAATACAGCAATCTGAGAAAGTGCAGCGCTGCTCCGGATCCTCTCTGCGGCTGGTGTGTGAAAACACAGAG ATGCTCCACCCAAGACGAATGTTCAAAATCTTCATGGGTGTTCACCCCAAAAGACTCCCTTCAGAAactgctgttttcttttcaggTTTGGGCAGAGAAATCTTCCGGCAag ATTACTCTACATCTTTCCTTGCGTCTGGAGAGCACAGAAAACCCCACCTTCTCATGCACCTTCACCACGGGAAGTGGTAACCTGTGTGGCAAGTCTGATCTGGACGCAGTTTTCCCAAACTGCTACTGTAGTTTTTCTGACCAGCTGCTATCTACTGGAG GTTTAAAGATCTCAGCTGAAGTGGCTGTTGGGGGTCAGAAAATCACAGAGAAGCTGGTGCTGAAAAACTGCCTGGATATCAAAGATAATTTGCCAAGTGCTTCTTATATACA GTGTGTTCAGTGTGTCTCATCTGGGTGTCACTGGTCCTCTTCCTCTCAGCGTTGTGATTGGACACACGGACCTGGAGCACAGTTAAACATACAG GATTCGTGTAATAATGTGCTCTATGAGATGAAATATGAA GAACCAGAGATTTTCTCCCTGGAGCCCAACAAGGTTTCTTTCCATGGCAGAAACAATGTTTCACTAAAAGGAAGATATCTGGGATCTGTTACTAAAATCCGTATTCAAGGGGATCTAGAGTGCATTCCTAAAGA ATCTCCGGTGTTTGATCGCTCCAGTGATACTTTAAGGTTCCACATTCCTCCCAGCGGAACTAAAGGAACAGTGAAAGTGTGTGTTGTTACTCCTGACGACCGTTGTCATGGTAACAGCATCATCACTTACACTTCTCAGCCCAGCTGCACTGGAATACAGCCCCCGGTCACCTGGAGGAG TGGTGGAAGAAAGATTCACATTATGGGAAGCAATCTGGAATTTGTGGAATCACTTACTTTCAATTCCAGTTATGCACAGTATTACTTTGAAACAAACTACAATGCAAGCTCGGGG gaCATGTGGTTTTACTCCCCtgattactattattatcattgttatgATGGTTTTACTTTAAGTTTAATTGTTGGGAACACCACTGTGGACTGTGTGGGTGATTTGTCCTTCATGTTTGATCCAGAATTTACTGGATTCACCACCTTACAGGTGGCCGATGATCTGCAGGTGAACATTAAG AAAAAGACAGATGAGCTGAATTTGAGTATGACCGAGGTGACTGTGACGGGTCTACAGGGAGATCAGCAGTATCAGTGTGTTCTGGATAGGATTGAGTCCAATGCTGTTATCTGTAAGATTAAAGGAGAATCAGGAGCCGTCCCAACACTGGACTCACTCACT ATCCGTGTTGGGGATTATAACACTTTCCAAAGTCAAGAAAGACCAgcgtttttgcttttttttgccttggcattttctttcatattcttattgttttttcttatcttttgcattttattatttatttttcggGTTTAA
- the LOC122343440 gene encoding plexin-C1-like isoform X2: MSLLLLKLHPHLTALLHIHPLHPYTHLSAADLCDKISSRPMQLLIKMGRYLLGILVLMKYCICGDVVNFDGDIKDFVVANSKLFVLTEHRLHQMRHDLYEEKSKDITDVPQNNRVNILVPFDENRTLITCGTFKEGHCEVLDINDITNSIYYENGVPLKSQQKKIVAFIAGRFLLVGKKEDNAKDRYSVVSLVNTLQTQSGGIFSISADGSEAIIQSTVRDVEFVDGFQRVSSSESYLFLNAETDSGRKVIVLWMNSSEVKKIDIIKSLRSSTIRCCSDKTRPVLVASTVIPSETDVIWAGVFSSQDQQDPENSALALYDISKVQGTVKGFCANGEKPCGSESGSELQPLSVVFKYSSMSAVTAMRAGSWTVLFIGTSDGQLIRLMLDERFTPGCPTVLFKSDDERAVLPRMHFDPVDFKHVYIALRKQLRRVSMVKCAKYSNLRKCSAAPDPLCGWCVKTQRCSTQDECSKSSWVFTPKDSLQKLLFSFQVWAEKSSGKITLHLSLRLESTENPTFSCTFTTGSGNLCGKSDLDAVFPNCYCSFSDQLLSTGGLKISAEVAVGGQKITEKLVLKNCLDIKDNLPSASYIQCVQCVSSGCHWSSSSQRCDWTHGPGAQLNIQDSCNNVLYEMKYEEPEIFSLEPNKVSFHGRNNVSLKGRYLGSVTKIRIQGDLECIPKESPVFDRSSDTLRFHIPPSGTKGTVKVCVVTPDDRCHGNSIITYTSQPSCTGIQPPVTWRSGGRKIHIMGSNLEFVESLTFNSSYAQYYFETNYNASSGNLLDSPPYRWPMICR, from the exons ATGTCTCTGTTGTTGCTGAAACTCCACCCTCATCTCACAGCGCTACTTCACATCCACCCACTACACCCTTATACTCATCTGAGCGCAGCTGATCTCTGTGACAAGATCTCCAGCAGGCCTATGCAACTGCTCATTAAGATGGGAAGATACTTACTTGGAATACTTGTACTTATGAAATACTGCATTTGCGGTGACGTGGTGAACTTTGATGGAGACATTAAGGACTTTGTAGTCGCTAACAGTAAGTTATTTGTTCTTACTGAACATCGACTGCATCAGATGAGACACGATCTATATGAGGAGAAGAGCAAAGACATCACTGACGTCCCTCAGAATAACAGAGTCAACATTCTGGTGCCTTTTGATGAGAACCGCACCCTGATAACGTGTGGGACTTTTAAAGAGGGACATTGTGAAGTTCTTGATATAAATGACATTacgaacagtatttattatgaaaatggtGTACCGCTAAAGTcacaacagaagaaaattgTTGCCTTCATAGCCGGTAGATTCCTTTTggttggaaaaaaagaagacaacGCAAAAGACAGGTATTCTGTTGTTAGTTTGGTGAACACTTTACAGACTCAATCAGGTGGGATTTTCTCAATATCAGCAGATGGATCAGAGGCCATCATTCAGAGCACAGTGAGAGATGTGGAGTTTGTTGATGGATTTCAGAGAGTTTCTTCCTCAGAATCCTATTTGTTTCTCAACGCAGAGACTGACTCTGGAAGGAAAGTGATTGTCTTGTGGATGAACAGCTCTGAAGTAAAAAAGATAGACATAATCAAATCTCTCCGGTCTTCAACGATACGATGCTGCAGTGATAAAACTCGTCCAGTGCTCGTCGCCTCCACCGTTATTCCCTCAGAGACTGATGTTATTTGGGCAGGTGTGTTCAGTTCACAGGATCAGCAGGATCCGGAGAACAGCGCTCTGGCTCTGTACGACATCAGTAAAGTTCAAGGCACAGTGAAGGGCTTCTGTGCTAATGGTGAAAAACCTTGTGGATCTGAG agtgGCAGTGAACTTCAGCCTCTCTCTGTGGTGTTTAAGTACAGCTCAATGTCAGCAGTGACAGCAATGAGAGCTGGATCCTGGACTGTGCTGTTCATAGGAACCAGTGATGGACAACTCATCAGG ctgATGTTGGATGAGAGATTCACGCCAGGCTGTCCAACAGTGCTGTTCAAATCTGATGACGAACGAGCAGTGCTTCCCAGAATGCACTTTGATCCAGTAGATTTCAAACATGTCTACATCGCTCTGAGGAAACAG TTAAGAAGAGTGTCTATGGTTAAGTGTGCTAAATACAGCAATCTGAGAAAGTGCAGCGCTGCTCCGGATCCTCTCTGCGGCTGGTGTGTGAAAACACAGAG ATGCTCCACCCAAGACGAATGTTCAAAATCTTCATGGGTGTTCACCCCAAAAGACTCCCTTCAGAAactgctgttttcttttcaggTTTGGGCAGAGAAATCTTCCGGCAag ATTACTCTACATCTTTCCTTGCGTCTGGAGAGCACAGAAAACCCCACCTTCTCATGCACCTTCACCACGGGAAGTGGTAACCTGTGTGGCAAGTCTGATCTGGACGCAGTTTTCCCAAACTGCTACTGTAGTTTTTCTGACCAGCTGCTATCTACTGGAG GTTTAAAGATCTCAGCTGAAGTGGCTGTTGGGGGTCAGAAAATCACAGAGAAGCTGGTGCTGAAAAACTGCCTGGATATCAAAGATAATTTGCCAAGTGCTTCTTATATACA GTGTGTTCAGTGTGTCTCATCTGGGTGTCACTGGTCCTCTTCCTCTCAGCGTTGTGATTGGACACACGGACCTGGAGCACAGTTAAACATACAG GATTCGTGTAATAATGTGCTCTATGAGATGAAATATGAA GAACCAGAGATTTTCTCCCTGGAGCCCAACAAGGTTTCTTTCCATGGCAGAAACAATGTTTCACTAAAAGGAAGATATCTGGGATCTGTTACTAAAATCCGTATTCAAGGGGATCTAGAGTGCATTCCTAAAGA ATCTCCGGTGTTTGATCGCTCCAGTGATACTTTAAGGTTCCACATTCCTCCCAGCGGAACTAAAGGAACAGTGAAAGTGTGTGTTGTTACTCCTGACGACCGTTGTCATGGTAACAGCATCATCACTTACACTTCTCAGCCCAGCTGCACTGGAATACAGCCCCCGGTCACCTGGAGGAG TGGTGGAAGAAAGATTCACATTATGGGAAGCAATCTGGAATTTGTGGAATCACTTACTTTCAATTCCAGTTATGCACAGTATTACTTTGAAACAAACTACAATGCAAGCTCGGGG AATTTACTGGATTCACCACCTTACAGGTGGCCGATGATCTGCAGGTGA